The Cyprinus carpio isolate SPL01 chromosome A5, ASM1834038v1, whole genome shotgun sequence genome has a segment encoding these proteins:
- the LOC109055921 gene encoding MLX-interacting protein isoform X2: protein MQYVEKRQNPVCHFVTPLDGNMDSGVHRPTEAIATEGKYWKRRIEIVIREYHKWRTYFKKRLQKHKDEDLSSLLRVAEEQFSLFGEVCPDTCRVLLYQDEDVSAGGRRRSRRSHDSPVPMEMDLLFDMDVLMSEFSDTLFSTLASHQPVAWPNPREIAHAGNADMIQPGLIPLQPNLDFMDTFEPLQDLFHTLRPPAFPSTPPTAPAVTALTSSSSQTQAPLLSSMPLDYRLIPSAPLPSHLSVGTQDNGNAVGPSYQQTYMPLFPEQVSPSVPPLLPPPAPPVPAAPQPLQCGGVSTVTTVPSVPSVPPPSVVTQTSPSTVTPSDAATTFSHRSSFELPSPQPAASASHRSQAVNFASPKSILPPVSGKKIRHTQRPIVPANPLPSPQLILTGPSSAMIVTSSLSADVVPSTGMVLAPPSIPCGSAGFHILPQTQKSPQLIVPKEETATTISNKKRSVQSAAHDRRVSGQGSPLGAEQVPSPQSPLNPCAGKNEGSQGELGTLLTGQLSKSRRVNHISAEQKRRFTINACFKTLCNLVPTLRPQSNISNAATLQKTVDYISKLQLERQQMQEETKRLREEIEELNASISLCQEQLPDTGVPVARHRFDHMKEKFDDYVKNRTLQNWKFWIFSVIIHPLFESFNGTVSTTNSTELCETTMQWLDRYCALPVLRPMVLRTLRQLCTSTSILTDPSLLPEEAKKAALNPKKHSSGS from the exons ATGCAAT ATGTAGAGAAGAGACAGAACCCCGTGTGCCATTTCGTCACTCCCTTGGATGGAAATATGGACTCAGGAGTACACCGGCCAACAGAG GCAATCGCTACAGAAGGAAAGTACTGGAAAAGGAGAATCGAAATCGTGATCCGAGAATATCATAAATGGAGAACATATTTCAAGAAAAGA TTGCAGAAGCACAAGGATGAAGACCTGTCAAGCCTTCTCAGG GTTGCGGAGGAACAGTTTTCACTGTTTGGGGAAGTGTGTCCAGACACCTGCCGTGTCCTCTTGTACCAGGATGAGGACGTCAGCGCGGGAGGCCGCCGCAGGTCCCGCAGGAGTCACGATTCGCCGGTTCCAATGGAGATGGACCTGCTCTTCGACATGGACGTGCTCATGTCCGAATTCTCAGACACACTCTTTTCCACGCTGGCCTCTCATCAACCCGTAGCGTGGCCCAATCCGAGGGAGATTG CCCATGCAGGTAATGCAGATATGATCCAGCCAGGCCTCATCCCACTGCAGCCCAACCTGGACTTCATGGACACTTTTGAGCCTCTGCAAG ATTTGTTTCACACCCTGCGTCCGCCAGCCTTCCCCTCCACCCCCCCCACCGCCCCAGCAGTCACTGCCTTAACCAGCAGCAGCTCCCAAACACAG GCTCCCCTGCTGTCCTCCATGCCGCTGGACTACCGCCTCATCCCCTCTGCTCCTTTGCCCAGCCACCTCTCAGTCGGCACTCAGGACAATGGTAACGCTGTTGGCCCGTCCTACCAACAAACCTACATGCCTCTTTTCCCAGAGCAAGTGAGCCCCTCCGTCCCACCTCTCCTGCCCCCACCAGCTCCTCCTGTCCCAGCAGCCCCTCAGCCTCTCCAGTGTGGAGGTGTGTCCACCGTCACTACAGTCCCGAGTGTCCCGAGCGTCCCGCCTCCGTCCGTGGTCACGCAGACCTCCCCTTCCACAGTAACCCCCTCTGATGCAGCCACCACCTTCAGTCACCGATCAAGCTTTGAGCTGCCGTCTCCACAGCCGGCGGCCTCCGCCTCACACCGCTCACAGGCGGTCAACTTCGCCTCGCCCAAATCTATTCTGCCTCCTGTCTCGGGCAAAAAGATCAGACATACACAGAGACCGATTGTCCCGGCCAACCCGCTGCCATCTCCTCAGCTCATACTCACAG GTCCCAGCAGTGCTATGATTGTCACGTCGTCTCTCAGCGCTGATGTTGTCCCCAGCACTGGTATGGTCCTTGCCCCCCCCAGTATTCCTTGT GGATCCGCTGGTTTTCATATTCTCCCTCAGACACAAAAGTCTCCACAACTAATCGTACCCAAAGAGGAAACTGCCACAACTATATCCAACAAGAAGAGATCCGTACAGTCAGCAG CACATGACAGACGAGTCTCAGGTCAGGGGTCACCTCTGGGAGCAGAACAGGTCCCGAGCCCCCAGTCACCCCTCAACCCCTGCGCAGGCAAAAATGAAGGCAGTCAG GGGGAACTAGGAACTCTGTTAACTGGCCAGCTGAGCAAG AGCCGCAGAGTGAATCACATATCTGCTGAGCAGAAGAGGCGATTCACCATAAATGCCTGCTTCAAGACGTTGTGCAATCTGGTGCCGACTCTCAGGCCTCAATCAAAT ATCAGTAATGCGGCGACTCTTCAGAAGACCGTTGACTACATTAGCAAACTGCAACTAGAGAGACAGCAGATGCAGGAAGAGACCAAGAGACTACGAGAGGAGATTGAGGAGCTTAATGCATCTATAAG CTTGTGTCAGGAACAGCTCCCTGATACAGGGGTTCCCGTCGCACGGCATCGCTTTGACCACATGAAGGAGAAGTTTGACGACTACGTGAAGAACAGAACTCTTCAGAACTGGAAATTCTGGATC TTCAGCGTCATTATTCATCCTCTGTTTGAGTCCTTCAATGGAACGGTGTCGACCACCAACAGCACAGAGCTGTGTGAAACCACCATGCAGTGGCTGGATCGTTACTGCGCCCTGCCAGTCCTCCGACCGA TGGTACTCAGGACGTTACGACAGCTCTGTACTAGCACCTCCATCTTGACGGATCCCTCACTTTTGCCCGAGGAAGCTAAAAAGGCTGCTCTCAACCCAAAAAAACATTCCTCAGGATCTTAG
- the LOC109055921 gene encoding MLX-interacting protein isoform X4 — MQYVEKRQNPVCHFVTPLDGNMDSGVHRPTEAIATEGKYWKRRIEIVIREYHKWRTYFKKRLQKHKDEDLSSLLRVAEEQFSLFGEVCPDTCRVLLYQDEDVSAGGRRRSRRSHDSPVPMEMDLLFDMDVLMSEFSDTLFSTLASHQPVAWPNPREIAHAGNADMIQPGLIPLQPNLDFMDTFEPLQDLFHTLRPPAFPSTPPTAPAVTALTSSSSQTQAPLLSSMPLDYRLIPSAPLPSHLSVGTQDNGNAVGPSYQQTYMPLFPEQVSPSVPPLLPPPAPPVPAAPQPLQCGGVSTVTTVPSVPSVPPPSVVTQTSPSTVTPSDAATTFSHRSSFELPSPQPAASASHRSQAVNFASPKSILPPVSGKKIRHTQRPIVPANPLPSPQLILTGPSSAMIVTSSLSADVVPSTGMVLAPPSIPCGSAGFHILPQTQKSPQLIVPKEETATTISNKKRSVQSAAHDRRVSGQGSPLGAEQVPSPQSPLNPCAGKNEGSQSRRVNHISAEQKRRFTINACFKTLCNLVPTLRPQSNISNAATLQKTVDYISKLQLERQQMQEETKRLREEIEELNASISLCQEQLPDTGVPVARHRFDHMKEKFDDYVKNRTLQNWKFWIFSVIIHPLFESFNGTVSTTNSTELCETTMQWLDRYCALPVLRPMVLRTLRQLCTSTSILTDPSLLPEEAKKAALNPKKHSSGS, encoded by the exons ATGCAAT ATGTAGAGAAGAGACAGAACCCCGTGTGCCATTTCGTCACTCCCTTGGATGGAAATATGGACTCAGGAGTACACCGGCCAACAGAG GCAATCGCTACAGAAGGAAAGTACTGGAAAAGGAGAATCGAAATCGTGATCCGAGAATATCATAAATGGAGAACATATTTCAAGAAAAGA TTGCAGAAGCACAAGGATGAAGACCTGTCAAGCCTTCTCAGG GTTGCGGAGGAACAGTTTTCACTGTTTGGGGAAGTGTGTCCAGACACCTGCCGTGTCCTCTTGTACCAGGATGAGGACGTCAGCGCGGGAGGCCGCCGCAGGTCCCGCAGGAGTCACGATTCGCCGGTTCCAATGGAGATGGACCTGCTCTTCGACATGGACGTGCTCATGTCCGAATTCTCAGACACACTCTTTTCCACGCTGGCCTCTCATCAACCCGTAGCGTGGCCCAATCCGAGGGAGATTG CCCATGCAGGTAATGCAGATATGATCCAGCCAGGCCTCATCCCACTGCAGCCCAACCTGGACTTCATGGACACTTTTGAGCCTCTGCAAG ATTTGTTTCACACCCTGCGTCCGCCAGCCTTCCCCTCCACCCCCCCCACCGCCCCAGCAGTCACTGCCTTAACCAGCAGCAGCTCCCAAACACAG GCTCCCCTGCTGTCCTCCATGCCGCTGGACTACCGCCTCATCCCCTCTGCTCCTTTGCCCAGCCACCTCTCAGTCGGCACTCAGGACAATGGTAACGCTGTTGGCCCGTCCTACCAACAAACCTACATGCCTCTTTTCCCAGAGCAAGTGAGCCCCTCCGTCCCACCTCTCCTGCCCCCACCAGCTCCTCCTGTCCCAGCAGCCCCTCAGCCTCTCCAGTGTGGAGGTGTGTCCACCGTCACTACAGTCCCGAGTGTCCCGAGCGTCCCGCCTCCGTCCGTGGTCACGCAGACCTCCCCTTCCACAGTAACCCCCTCTGATGCAGCCACCACCTTCAGTCACCGATCAAGCTTTGAGCTGCCGTCTCCACAGCCGGCGGCCTCCGCCTCACACCGCTCACAGGCGGTCAACTTCGCCTCGCCCAAATCTATTCTGCCTCCTGTCTCGGGCAAAAAGATCAGACATACACAGAGACCGATTGTCCCGGCCAACCCGCTGCCATCTCCTCAGCTCATACTCACAG GTCCCAGCAGTGCTATGATTGTCACGTCGTCTCTCAGCGCTGATGTTGTCCCCAGCACTGGTATGGTCCTTGCCCCCCCCAGTATTCCTTGT GGATCCGCTGGTTTTCATATTCTCCCTCAGACACAAAAGTCTCCACAACTAATCGTACCCAAAGAGGAAACTGCCACAACTATATCCAACAAGAAGAGATCCGTACAGTCAGCAG CACATGACAGACGAGTCTCAGGTCAGGGGTCACCTCTGGGAGCAGAACAGGTCCCGAGCCCCCAGTCACCCCTCAACCCCTGCGCAGGCAAAAATGAAGGCAGTCAG AGCCGCAGAGTGAATCACATATCTGCTGAGCAGAAGAGGCGATTCACCATAAATGCCTGCTTCAAGACGTTGTGCAATCTGGTGCCGACTCTCAGGCCTCAATCAAAT ATCAGTAATGCGGCGACTCTTCAGAAGACCGTTGACTACATTAGCAAACTGCAACTAGAGAGACAGCAGATGCAGGAAGAGACCAAGAGACTACGAGAGGAGATTGAGGAGCTTAATGCATCTATAAG CTTGTGTCAGGAACAGCTCCCTGATACAGGGGTTCCCGTCGCACGGCATCGCTTTGACCACATGAAGGAGAAGTTTGACGACTACGTGAAGAACAGAACTCTTCAGAACTGGAAATTCTGGATC TTCAGCGTCATTATTCATCCTCTGTTTGAGTCCTTCAATGGAACGGTGTCGACCACCAACAGCACAGAGCTGTGTGAAACCACCATGCAGTGGCTGGATCGTTACTGCGCCCTGCCAGTCCTCCGACCGA TGGTACTCAGGACGTTACGACAGCTCTGTACTAGCACCTCCATCTTGACGGATCCCTCACTTTTGCCCGAGGAAGCTAAAAAGGCTGCTCTCAACCCAAAAAAACATTCCTCAGGATCTTAG
- the LOC109055921 gene encoding MLX-interacting protein isoform X1: MQYVEKRQNPVCHFVTPLDGNMDSGVHRPTEAIATEGKYWKRRIEIVIREYHKWRTYFKKRLQKHKDEDLSSLLRVAEEQFSLFGEVCPDTCRVLLYQDEDVSAGGRRRSRRSHDSPVPMEMDLLFDMDVLMSEFSDTLFSTLASHQPVAWPNPREIAHAGNADMIQPGLIPLQPNLDFMDTFEPLQDLFHTLRPPAFPSTPPTAPAVTALTSSSSQTQAPLLSSMPLDYRLIPSAPLPSHLSVGTQDNGNAVGPSYQQTYMPLFPEQVSPSVPPLLPPPAPPVPAAPQPLQCGGVSTVTTVPSVPSVPPPSVVTQTSPSTVTPSDAATTFSHRSSFELPSPQPAASASHRSQAVNFASPKSILPPVSGKKIRHTQRPIVPANPLPSPQLILTGPSSAMIVTSSLSADVVPSTGMVLAPPSIPCGSAGFHILPQTQKSPQLIVPKEETATTISNKKRSVQSAGTAHDRRVSGQGSPLGAEQVPSPQSPLNPCAGKNEGSQGELGTLLTGQLSKSRRVNHISAEQKRRFTINACFKTLCNLVPTLRPQSNISNAATLQKTVDYISKLQLERQQMQEETKRLREEIEELNASISLCQEQLPDTGVPVARHRFDHMKEKFDDYVKNRTLQNWKFWIFSVIIHPLFESFNGTVSTTNSTELCETTMQWLDRYCALPVLRPMVLRTLRQLCTSTSILTDPSLLPEEAKKAALNPKKHSSGS; this comes from the exons ATGCAAT ATGTAGAGAAGAGACAGAACCCCGTGTGCCATTTCGTCACTCCCTTGGATGGAAATATGGACTCAGGAGTACACCGGCCAACAGAG GCAATCGCTACAGAAGGAAAGTACTGGAAAAGGAGAATCGAAATCGTGATCCGAGAATATCATAAATGGAGAACATATTTCAAGAAAAGA TTGCAGAAGCACAAGGATGAAGACCTGTCAAGCCTTCTCAGG GTTGCGGAGGAACAGTTTTCACTGTTTGGGGAAGTGTGTCCAGACACCTGCCGTGTCCTCTTGTACCAGGATGAGGACGTCAGCGCGGGAGGCCGCCGCAGGTCCCGCAGGAGTCACGATTCGCCGGTTCCAATGGAGATGGACCTGCTCTTCGACATGGACGTGCTCATGTCCGAATTCTCAGACACACTCTTTTCCACGCTGGCCTCTCATCAACCCGTAGCGTGGCCCAATCCGAGGGAGATTG CCCATGCAGGTAATGCAGATATGATCCAGCCAGGCCTCATCCCACTGCAGCCCAACCTGGACTTCATGGACACTTTTGAGCCTCTGCAAG ATTTGTTTCACACCCTGCGTCCGCCAGCCTTCCCCTCCACCCCCCCCACCGCCCCAGCAGTCACTGCCTTAACCAGCAGCAGCTCCCAAACACAG GCTCCCCTGCTGTCCTCCATGCCGCTGGACTACCGCCTCATCCCCTCTGCTCCTTTGCCCAGCCACCTCTCAGTCGGCACTCAGGACAATGGTAACGCTGTTGGCCCGTCCTACCAACAAACCTACATGCCTCTTTTCCCAGAGCAAGTGAGCCCCTCCGTCCCACCTCTCCTGCCCCCACCAGCTCCTCCTGTCCCAGCAGCCCCTCAGCCTCTCCAGTGTGGAGGTGTGTCCACCGTCACTACAGTCCCGAGTGTCCCGAGCGTCCCGCCTCCGTCCGTGGTCACGCAGACCTCCCCTTCCACAGTAACCCCCTCTGATGCAGCCACCACCTTCAGTCACCGATCAAGCTTTGAGCTGCCGTCTCCACAGCCGGCGGCCTCCGCCTCACACCGCTCACAGGCGGTCAACTTCGCCTCGCCCAAATCTATTCTGCCTCCTGTCTCGGGCAAAAAGATCAGACATACACAGAGACCGATTGTCCCGGCCAACCCGCTGCCATCTCCTCAGCTCATACTCACAG GTCCCAGCAGTGCTATGATTGTCACGTCGTCTCTCAGCGCTGATGTTGTCCCCAGCACTGGTATGGTCCTTGCCCCCCCCAGTATTCCTTGT GGATCCGCTGGTTTTCATATTCTCCCTCAGACACAAAAGTCTCCACAACTAATCGTACCCAAAGAGGAAACTGCCACAACTATATCCAACAAGAAGAGATCCGTACAGTCAGCAGGTACAG CACATGACAGACGAGTCTCAGGTCAGGGGTCACCTCTGGGAGCAGAACAGGTCCCGAGCCCCCAGTCACCCCTCAACCCCTGCGCAGGCAAAAATGAAGGCAGTCAG GGGGAACTAGGAACTCTGTTAACTGGCCAGCTGAGCAAG AGCCGCAGAGTGAATCACATATCTGCTGAGCAGAAGAGGCGATTCACCATAAATGCCTGCTTCAAGACGTTGTGCAATCTGGTGCCGACTCTCAGGCCTCAATCAAAT ATCAGTAATGCGGCGACTCTTCAGAAGACCGTTGACTACATTAGCAAACTGCAACTAGAGAGACAGCAGATGCAGGAAGAGACCAAGAGACTACGAGAGGAGATTGAGGAGCTTAATGCATCTATAAG CTTGTGTCAGGAACAGCTCCCTGATACAGGGGTTCCCGTCGCACGGCATCGCTTTGACCACATGAAGGAGAAGTTTGACGACTACGTGAAGAACAGAACTCTTCAGAACTGGAAATTCTGGATC TTCAGCGTCATTATTCATCCTCTGTTTGAGTCCTTCAATGGAACGGTGTCGACCACCAACAGCACAGAGCTGTGTGAAACCACCATGCAGTGGCTGGATCGTTACTGCGCCCTGCCAGTCCTCCGACCGA TGGTACTCAGGACGTTACGACAGCTCTGTACTAGCACCTCCATCTTGACGGATCCCTCACTTTTGCCCGAGGAAGCTAAAAAGGCTGCTCTCAACCCAAAAAAACATTCCTCAGGATCTTAG
- the LOC109055921 gene encoding MLX-interacting protein isoform X3 yields MQYVEKRQNPVCHFVTPLDGNMDSGVHRPTEAIATEGKYWKRRIEIVIREYHKWRTYFKKRLQKHKDEDLSSLLRVAEEQFSLFGEVCPDTCRVLLYQDEDVSAGGRRRSRRSHDSPVPMEMDLLFDMDVLMSEFSDTLFSTLASHQPVAWPNPREIAHAGNADMIQPGLIPLQPNLDFMDTFEPLQDLFHTLRPPAFPSTPPTAPAVTALTSSSSQTQAPLLSSMPLDYRLIPSAPLPSHLSVGTQDNGNAVGPSYQQTYMPLFPEQVSPSVPPLLPPPAPPVPAAPQPLQCGGVSTVTTVPSVPSVPPPSVVTQTSPSTVTPSDAATTFSHRSSFELPSPQPAASASHRSQAVNFASPKSILPPVSGKKIRHTQRPIVPANPLPSPQLILTGPSSAMIVTSSLSADVVPSTGMVLAPPSIPCGSAGFHILPQTQKSPQLIVPKEETATTISNKKRSVQSAGTAHDRRVSGQGSPLGAEQVPSPQSPLNPCAGKNEGSQSRRVNHISAEQKRRFTINACFKTLCNLVPTLRPQSNISNAATLQKTVDYISKLQLERQQMQEETKRLREEIEELNASISLCQEQLPDTGVPVARHRFDHMKEKFDDYVKNRTLQNWKFWIFSVIIHPLFESFNGTVSTTNSTELCETTMQWLDRYCALPVLRPMVLRTLRQLCTSTSILTDPSLLPEEAKKAALNPKKHSSGS; encoded by the exons ATGCAAT ATGTAGAGAAGAGACAGAACCCCGTGTGCCATTTCGTCACTCCCTTGGATGGAAATATGGACTCAGGAGTACACCGGCCAACAGAG GCAATCGCTACAGAAGGAAAGTACTGGAAAAGGAGAATCGAAATCGTGATCCGAGAATATCATAAATGGAGAACATATTTCAAGAAAAGA TTGCAGAAGCACAAGGATGAAGACCTGTCAAGCCTTCTCAGG GTTGCGGAGGAACAGTTTTCACTGTTTGGGGAAGTGTGTCCAGACACCTGCCGTGTCCTCTTGTACCAGGATGAGGACGTCAGCGCGGGAGGCCGCCGCAGGTCCCGCAGGAGTCACGATTCGCCGGTTCCAATGGAGATGGACCTGCTCTTCGACATGGACGTGCTCATGTCCGAATTCTCAGACACACTCTTTTCCACGCTGGCCTCTCATCAACCCGTAGCGTGGCCCAATCCGAGGGAGATTG CCCATGCAGGTAATGCAGATATGATCCAGCCAGGCCTCATCCCACTGCAGCCCAACCTGGACTTCATGGACACTTTTGAGCCTCTGCAAG ATTTGTTTCACACCCTGCGTCCGCCAGCCTTCCCCTCCACCCCCCCCACCGCCCCAGCAGTCACTGCCTTAACCAGCAGCAGCTCCCAAACACAG GCTCCCCTGCTGTCCTCCATGCCGCTGGACTACCGCCTCATCCCCTCTGCTCCTTTGCCCAGCCACCTCTCAGTCGGCACTCAGGACAATGGTAACGCTGTTGGCCCGTCCTACCAACAAACCTACATGCCTCTTTTCCCAGAGCAAGTGAGCCCCTCCGTCCCACCTCTCCTGCCCCCACCAGCTCCTCCTGTCCCAGCAGCCCCTCAGCCTCTCCAGTGTGGAGGTGTGTCCACCGTCACTACAGTCCCGAGTGTCCCGAGCGTCCCGCCTCCGTCCGTGGTCACGCAGACCTCCCCTTCCACAGTAACCCCCTCTGATGCAGCCACCACCTTCAGTCACCGATCAAGCTTTGAGCTGCCGTCTCCACAGCCGGCGGCCTCCGCCTCACACCGCTCACAGGCGGTCAACTTCGCCTCGCCCAAATCTATTCTGCCTCCTGTCTCGGGCAAAAAGATCAGACATACACAGAGACCGATTGTCCCGGCCAACCCGCTGCCATCTCCTCAGCTCATACTCACAG GTCCCAGCAGTGCTATGATTGTCACGTCGTCTCTCAGCGCTGATGTTGTCCCCAGCACTGGTATGGTCCTTGCCCCCCCCAGTATTCCTTGT GGATCCGCTGGTTTTCATATTCTCCCTCAGACACAAAAGTCTCCACAACTAATCGTACCCAAAGAGGAAACTGCCACAACTATATCCAACAAGAAGAGATCCGTACAGTCAGCAGGTACAG CACATGACAGACGAGTCTCAGGTCAGGGGTCACCTCTGGGAGCAGAACAGGTCCCGAGCCCCCAGTCACCCCTCAACCCCTGCGCAGGCAAAAATGAAGGCAGTCAG AGCCGCAGAGTGAATCACATATCTGCTGAGCAGAAGAGGCGATTCACCATAAATGCCTGCTTCAAGACGTTGTGCAATCTGGTGCCGACTCTCAGGCCTCAATCAAAT ATCAGTAATGCGGCGACTCTTCAGAAGACCGTTGACTACATTAGCAAACTGCAACTAGAGAGACAGCAGATGCAGGAAGAGACCAAGAGACTACGAGAGGAGATTGAGGAGCTTAATGCATCTATAAG CTTGTGTCAGGAACAGCTCCCTGATACAGGGGTTCCCGTCGCACGGCATCGCTTTGACCACATGAAGGAGAAGTTTGACGACTACGTGAAGAACAGAACTCTTCAGAACTGGAAATTCTGGATC TTCAGCGTCATTATTCATCCTCTGTTTGAGTCCTTCAATGGAACGGTGTCGACCACCAACAGCACAGAGCTGTGTGAAACCACCATGCAGTGGCTGGATCGTTACTGCGCCCTGCCAGTCCTCCGACCGA TGGTACTCAGGACGTTACGACAGCTCTGTACTAGCACCTCCATCTTGACGGATCCCTCACTTTTGCCCGAGGAAGCTAAAAAGGCTGCTCTCAACCCAAAAAAACATTCCTCAGGATCTTAG